A single Anopheles maculipalpis chromosome 3RL, idAnoMacuDA_375_x, whole genome shotgun sequence DNA region contains:
- the LOC126562046 gene encoding TATA-box-binding protein-like has product MVSSSSFISNSISTTSSAPNGNSSNNSGRSSDNNSNITGSSIIVCGGTGIGIKRVLDVNATTGNNVLNVAKGVYLKQHQQHPHNQLKQQQPSSSGVVSGHHQFIVAGGMINHSSLMFATTTTTTNHQQQLPSVLSSNTSSVGGGGGIVEKKLATASHNTPKTSDSQTSLTSTTNTTTTTTNNTTNSPADTYPTDGTEPSLETKEPNPDNEPQEEQPEIDIVINNVVCSFSVRCHLSLHDIARYGNNVEFRRENGMVTMKLRRPYTTASIWSSGKITCTGATSEHQAKIAARRYSRCLQKLGFNVRFRNFRIVNVLGTCSMPFGIMIVNFSEKYKKDASYEPELHPGVTYKLQTPKATLKIFSTGSITVTAASVAFVQAAIEQIFPLVYEFRKKRTPVEKLAMVKQPPPDFDPHDVDHLIEEDREGALAEAEGLPYWNGTSDDPMAAATVEETEEDEEEEHEVQQPDEDDRTRNNTKAIHKINSIRQNGKKRRLAQRRPSGRAVNDGDSMSDDDICVSDYE; this is encoded by the exons ATGGTGAGTAGCAGCTCGTTCATCAGCAACTCCATTAGCACCACTTCCAGTGCGCCCAATGGTAACAGTAGTAACAACAGTGGAAGAAGCAgcgacaacaacagcaacatcaccgGTTCCAGTATCATCGTTTGCGGAGGAACGGGCATTGGGATTAAGCGCGTACTAGATGTAAATGCGACGACCGGCAACAATGTACTGAACGTTGCGAAGGGAGTTTATCtaaaacaacatcagcagcatcctCATAATCagctgaagcagcagcaaccgagcAGTTCCGGTGTGGTTTCCGGACACCATCAGTTCATTGTTGCAGGCGGAATGATCAATCACAGTTCTTTGATGTTTGCGACGACGACCACGACCACCAATCACCAACAGCAGCTGCCGTCGGTGCTTTCGTCAAACACATCGTCagttggtggcggtggcggaaTAGTTGAAAAGAAGCTCGCGACAGCCAGCCACAACACACCCAAGACCAGCGACAGCCAGACTAGCCTAACAAGCacaaccaacaccaccaccaccactaccaacaACACGACGAACTCTCCCGCCGATACGTATCCGACAGACGGTACCGAACCGTCGCTGGAAACCAAAGAACCAAACCCGGACAATGAACCGCAGGAGGAGCAGCCGGAAATCGACATCGTGATTAACAACGTGGTTTGCTCGTTCAGCGTGCGCTGTCATCTGAGTCTGCACGATATCGCCCGCTACGGGAACAATGTGGAGTTTCGAAGAGAGAACGGGATGGTAACGATGAAGCTGCGCCGTCCGTACACGACCGCTTCGATTTGGTCGTCCGGAAAGATTACTTGTACCGGTGCTACATCCGAGCATCAG GCAAAAATAGCAGCACGACGCTACTCCCGTTGCCTTCAGAAGTTAGGATTTAATGTTAGATTTAGGAATTTTCGTATCGTGAACGTACTAGGCACCTGCAGCATGCCGTTCGGCATCATGATTGTCAACTTCTCGGAGAAGTACAAAAAGGATGCCAGCTACGAGCCGGAACTACATCCGGGCGTTACCTACAAGCTGCAGACACCGAAAGCTACCCTGAAAATATTCTCCACGGGAAGCATTACCGTCACCG CGGCAAGTGTGGCCTTTGTGCAAGCGGCAATCGAACAAATATTTCCGCTCGTGTACGAATTTCGTAAGAAACGAACCCCGGTGGAGAAGCTGGCAATGGTGAAGCAGCCTCCGCCGGACTTTGACCCACACGACGTCGACCATCTGATCGAGGAGGACCGTGAAGGGGCGCTGGCGGAAGCGGAAGGACTCCCGTACTGGAACGGAACGTCCGACGATCCGATGGCTGCAGCGACGGTGGAGGAGACAGAGGAGGATGAGGAAGAGGAGCATGAGGTGCAGCAGCCGGACGAAGACGACCGCACTCGTAACAACACCAAAGCAATACACAAAATCAATAGTATTAGGCAAAACGGTAAGAAGCGCCGACTGGCTCAGCGGCGCCCATCCGGCCGGGCTGTGAACGATGGTGACAGCATGTCCGACGACGACATTTGTGTCAGTGATTACGAATAG
- the LOC126561720 gene encoding zinc finger protein 835-like encodes MEGVVAPPQPPPPPPAAPPPAPPNDVYDVINQKECGICLTFRTDQICFDMFMPREDDLKEIPYLVWKHVGLQFPQETGKHYVCRDCGNAVYEFNRFYLMVQNVHQERQAAVLQQAKQEQSEPSAIVEQAVQGVSHQQNGHDGEMKLEPAPAQQLDGPGGGSGHPVQDVPEYGVMPETNGLAGRGNGTVTDGTVQGMGSYPGQNDTEPESSRIRPPAGTPSRKRKNQEMDEEIIDFYKLVCDVCEDRIEYGTMKELNQHMKQMHGEESGRVSCPQCGKMFRTRVKLLEHKHVHLRQDTTSEDDAEKLQSEQMDKEILEFYKRISCELCDTTGGTPSSTSTLYATVKELNHHMRLVHGQQAGTVKCPLCEKKIRTRPKLLEHKRMHQTPNVLLEEDSGKSGNAGGEPGPELTEEQKQTLDREIFDFYKPIICEICEPERAATTGQSESGPVREGQGEVAVAVAVATVAPTAEEEYRSLKQLNQHMRTVHGLESGTIKCQLCAKKFRSRVKLIEHKEMHQNPERFRCGVCQEVHQNLEEHMQNKHQEWEFACEECGKRFPFKNRLTAHMAKVHMKKDIICEECNKPFTKFSIEKHKKTAHGGAGEMFHCKSCPKTFKTRVSLERHMEGHNNGGEQPVGSAAATVICAICNSVLKGMYNLKAHMKRVHVEQTPATCSTCGKTFKSKHSLNTHTTNVCNMRQFGCTHCGKQFKKRTKLKQHMTIHARGAD; translated from the exons ATGGAAGGAGTCGTAGCACCACCGCagccgccgccaccgccgccaGCAGCACCACCTCCAGCACCACCGAACGATGTTTACGATGTCATCAATCAAAAGGAATGTGGTATATGCCTCACGTTCCGGACGGATCAGATCTGCTTCGACATGTTTATGCCCCGGGAGGACGATCTGAAGGAGATACCGTATCTGGTGTGGAAGCATGTCGGACTGCAGTTTCCGCAGGAAACGGGAAAGCACTACGTGTGTCGGGACTGTGGGAATGCGGTGTACGAGTTCAATCGGTTCTACCTGATGGTGCAGAACGTGCACCAGGAGCGGCAGGCGGCGGTGTTACAGCAGGCGAAGCAGGAACAGAGTGAACCGAGCGCGATTGTGGAGCAAGCGGTTCAGGGCGTTAGTCATCAGCAGAATGGGCATGATGGTGAGATGAAGCTGGAACCAGCACCGGCACAACAGCTAGATGGGcccggtggtggtagtgggcACCCGGTGCAGGACGTTCCGGAGTATGGTGTAATGCCCGAAACAAACGGATTGGCGGGACGGGGTAATGGTACGGTTACGGACGGTACGGTCCAAGGGATGGGATCGTACCCGGGGCAGAACGATACGGAACCGGAAAGTAGTCGAATCCGGCCACCGGCCGGCACACCGAGCCGAAAGCGCAAGAACCAAGAGATGGACGAGGAGATTATTGACTTCTACAAGCTGGTGTGTGACGTGTGCGAGGACCGCATAGAGTATGGTACGATGAAGGAACTGAACCAGCACATGAAACAGATGCACGGTGAGGAATCCGGCCGGGTAAGCTGTCCGCAGTGTGGCAAAATGTTCCGGACACGGGTGAAGCTGCTCGAGCACAAACATGTACACCTGCGTCAGGACACAACGTCCGAGGACGACGCGGAAAAGCTACAGTCCGAGCAGATGGACAAAGAGATATTGGAATTTTACAAGCGAATCAGCTGTGAACTGTGCGACACGACCGGCGGTACACCATCATCGACCAGCACCCTTTACGCGACCGTCAAGGAGCTGAACCACCATATGCGGCTGGTGCATGGACAGCAGGCCGGCACGGTCAAGTGTCCGCTGTGCGAGAAGAAAATCCGTACGCGACCGAAACTGCTCGAACACAAGCGCATGCACCAAACGCCAAACgtgctgctggaggaggattCTGGCAAGTCGGGCAATGCAGGCGGTGAGCCCGGTCCCGAGCTGACGGAAGAACAGAAGCAGACGCTAGATAGAGAAATATTCGATTTCTACAAACCAATTATATGCGAGATTTGTGAACCAGAACGTGCGGCAACAACCGGTCAGAGCGAATCGGGACCCGTTAGGGAGGGTCAGGGAGAGGTGGCAGTGGCTGTGGCGGTGGCGACTGTGGCACCGACGGCCGAAGAGGAGTATCGATCGTTAAAACAACTAAATCAGCACATGCGGACGGTGCATGGACTAGAATCGGGCACAATCAAGTGTCAGCTGTGTGCGAAAAAGTTTAGATCGCGCGTCAAGCTGATCGAGCATAAGGAGATGCACCAAAATCCGGAACGGTTCCGGTGTGGCGTGTGCCAGGAGGTGCACCAGAACCTAGAGGAACACATGCAAAACAAGCACCAGGAGTGGGAGTTTGCGTGTGAAGAGTGTGGCAAGCGGTTTCCGTTCAAGAATCGGCTGACCGCGCACATGGCGAAGGTTCACATGAAGAAGGACATTATCTGTGAGGAATGCAACAAACC atttaCCAAGTTTAGCatcgaaaaacacaaaaagacgGCCCACGGTGGGGCCGGCGAGATGTTCCACTGCAAAAGCTGCCCCAAAACGTTCAAGACGCGCGTTTCGCTCGAGCGGCACATGGAGGGCCACAATAATGGGGGCGAGCAGCCTGTCGGTTCGGCCGCCGCTACCGTGATCTGCGCGATCTGCAACTCGGTACTGAAGGGCATGTACAACCTGAAGGCACACATGAAGCGCGTACACGTCGAACAAACGCCGGCCACGTGCAGTACGTGCGGCAAAACGTTCAAATCGAAGCACAGTCTCAATACGCACACCACGAACGTGTGCAACATGCGACAGTTTGGCTGTACGCACTGTGGCAAGCAGTTCAAAAAGCGGACAAAGCTGAAACAACACATGACGATTCATGCGCGCGGCGCCGACTAA
- the LOC126562461 gene encoding 28S ribosomal protein S22, mitochondrial — MWKMLQELRLIGGLARQRSTALHNTPSVMCRLFSSSTTNMAQTDSDSFLIYDKDPAPAFMRDDVQQLLKSITRLELDKVFRKRSVKDNTVEYRFMTDEQLRQELLRSIAKAQKMLQMPPVVQEQKDSYRVISKDGALKALSTSKFVFTDITYGLKNSQRSIVVRHPDGTLQEAPYEMRKRLNQIYFPLTGRSVHEPPMFEHANLHRLLEEGKYEFVLDRACVQFEPYEKDYHQITAKVYQHVNESRSFDALRSTRHFGPFAFFLVWHRLADDLLLDMIKQDYLRNGIELIVLYSTLHGTALDESVKQIALEPHMPNLFDAPEKSIDEMKQDEQFLVIIEQFVKEHATKKVQLNLAVQAYREVATEKLRLAQGIRRMHGES; from the exons ATGTGGAAAATGTTGCAAGAACTACGCCTAATTGGCGGATTGGCACGTCAAAGAAGTACAGCTCTCCACAACACACCTTCCGTCATGTGCCGTTTGTTTAGCTCCAGCACTACCAACATGGCCCAAACGGACAGCGATTCTTTCCTCATTTATG ACAAGGATCCGGCCCCAGCGTTCATGCGGGACGATGTACAGCAGCTGCTCAAGTCCATCACACGGCTGGAGCTGGACAAAGTGTTCCGGAAGCGTTCGGTCAAAGACAACACGGTCGAGTATCGGTTCATGACCGATGAACAGCTCCGCCAAGAACTGCTACGATCGATTGCAAAGGCCCAAAAAATGCTCCAAATGCCACCAGTCGTACAAGAACAGAAGGACAGCTATCGAGTGATATCAAAGGACGGTGCACTAAAAGCCCTCTCGACGTCGAAATTTGTCTTTACCGACATAACGTACGGTTTGAAGAACAGTCAACGTTCGATCGTGGTGCGCCATCCGGATGGCACCCTCCAGGAGGCGCCGTACGAAATGAGGAAACGCTTGAATCAGATCTACTTCCCACTGACCGGGCGTTCCGTACACGAACCACCAATGTTCGAGCACGCGAATTTGCATCGACTGCTCGAGGAGGGCAAGTACGAGTTCGTTCTCGATCGGGCCTGCGTACAGTTTGAGCCGTACGAGAAAGATTACCACCAAATCACGGCCAAAGTGTACCAGCACGTAAACGAAAGCCGTTCATTCGATGCATTACGCTCAACGCGTCACTTTGGACCGTTTGCGTTCTTCCTCGTCTGGCATAGGCTGGCCGACGATTTACTCCTGGATATGATTAAACAGGATTATCTGCGAAATGGGATCGAATTGATTGTTCTGTACTCTACGCTGCATGGAACTGCACTAGACGAGAGTGTGAAGCAGATCGCACTCGAGCCCCATATGCCTAATCTGTTTGATGCGCCGGAAAAATCGATCGACGAGATGAAGCAGGACGAACAATTCCTAGTCATAATTGAACAGTTTGTGAAGGAGCATGCGACGAAGAAGGTTCAGCTGAACCTCGCTGTACAAGCGTATCGGGAAGTAGCGACGGAGAAGCTTCGGCTTGCGCAGGGCATCAGGAGAATGCACGGCGAGAGCTGA
- the LOC126562618 gene encoding peroxisomal membrane protein PMP34 has translation MSQSKLKQVFSYQSWVHAVSGSAGSVIAMSAFYPLDTVRSRLQLEEPERRKALSTWRILRNLIDEEGFETLYRGLVPVLESLCISNFVYFYTFHSLKALRGGAGQTALGDLLLGSLAGVVNVLTTTPCWVVNTRLKMKGLDQHAKRNGAPSHSDLQYDGLIDGLQYIARTEGVRGLWAGAIPSLMLVINPAIQFMVYEALKRRLTVGGTGKTPSAITFFSIGAVAKMIATVLTYPLQLVQTKLRHGNSDRNLNLPPDVDTVQMLLIILKRQGVAGLFRGLEAKLLQTVLTAALMFMAYEKIARFVTSLLLSSKGGAAAVRH, from the exons ATGTCCCAATCGAAGCTGAAGCAGGTGTTTAGCTACCAATCGTGGGTACACGCGGTATCCGGATCAGCG GGTAGCGTGATTGCGATGTCGGCCTTCTATCCGCTGGACACCGTACGCAGCCGTTTACAGT TGGAAGAACCGGAACGGCGTAAAGCACTCAGCACATGGCGCATCCTGCGCAATCTGATCGATGAGGAAGGTTTCGAAACGCTCTACCGTGGCCTCGTTCCCGTGCTAGAAAGTTTGTGCATCTCCAACTTTGTCTACTTCTACACATTCCACAGTCTGAAAGCGTTACGGGGCGGAGCTGGCCAAACGGCCCTCGGTGATCTGCTGCTCGGTTCGCTGGCTGGTGTAGTAAACGTGCTGACGACTACTCCCTGCTGGGTAGTTAACACACGACTCAAGATGAAGGGACTCGATCAGCACGCGAAACGGAACGGTGCCCCCTCCCACAGCGATCTGCAGTACGACGGGCTGATCGATGGTCTGCAGTACATCGCACGGACGGAAGGCGTGCGGGGGTTATGGGCGGGTGCGATACCGTCCCTCATGCTCGTCATCAACCCAGCCATCCAGTTTATGGTGTACGAAGCGCTCAAGCGACGCCTAACGGTGGGCGGAACCGGCAAAACACCGTCCGCAATAACGTTCTTCAGCATAGGCGCGGTCGCAAAGATGATCGCCACCGTACTGACCTACCCGTTGCAGCTTGTTCAGACAAAGCTACGCCATGGGAATAGCGATCGGAATCTGAACCTGCCGCCAGACGTGGATACGGTACAGATGCTGCTGATCATTCTGAAGCGACAGGGTGTGGCTGGGCTGTTCCGTGGTCTGGAGGCAAAACTGCTGCAAACGGTTCTGACCGCAGCGCTAATGTTTATGGCTTACGAAAAAATTGCCCGCTTCGTCACGTCGCTGCTGCTCTCGTCCAAAGGAGGCGCTGCTGCCGTACGGCATTGA